Proteins from a genomic interval of Benincasa hispida cultivar B227 chromosome 7, ASM972705v1, whole genome shotgun sequence:
- the LOC120082208 gene encoding carbonic anhydrase 2-like isoform X1, producing MAPSFKSCMLCCSAKVSEDMAQESYEEAIAGLTKLLSEKADLQDAAAAKIRQITTELAGTTANSNGFDPVDRIRTGFTHFKKSKFETNPDLYGQLAKGQSPKFLVFACSDSRVCPSHILNFQPGEAFVVRNIASMVPPFDKKKYSGAGAAIEYAVLHLKVENIVVIGHSCCGGIKGLMSIPDDGTISSDFIENWVQICTPARTKTQSYCTDLSFEDKCTNCEKEAVNVSLGNLLSYPFVREAVVNKQLFIRGAHYNFVSGAFELWNLDFNISPSLAV from the exons ATGGCCCCCAGCTTTAAAAGTTGTATGCTATGCTGCTCTGCCAAGGTCTCG GAAGACATGGCGCAAGAGTCGTACGAGGAAGCAATTGCCGGACTCACAAAGCTTCTCAG TGAGAAAGCCGACCTTCAGGATGCCGCCGCCGCAAAGATCCGGCAAATAACCACTGAATTGGCCGGGACCACCGCCAATTCAAATGGCTTCGACCCGGTTGATAGGATCAGAACCGGGTTCACCCATTTTAAGAAGTCCAAATTCGA gacgAATCCTGACTTGTATGGTCAACTTGCGAAAGGCCAAAGCCCAAAG TTTTTGGTATTTGCGTGTTCGGATTCCCGAGTTTGCCCTTCGCACATATTGAATTTTCAACCAGGGGAGGCCTTTGTGGTTCGTAATATCGCTAGCATGGTCCCACCATTTGACAAG AAAAAATATTCAGGAGCGGGTGCAGCAATTGAATATGCAGTATTGCATCTTAAG gtgGAGAATATAGTGGTGATTGGACATAGCTGCTGTGGTGGTATTAAGGGCCTCATGTCCATCCCGGATGACGGAACCATTTCCAG TGATTTCATTGAGAATTGGGTGCAAATTTGCACACCTGCCAGAACCAAGACCCAGTCATATTGCACCGACTTGAGTTTCGAGGACAAATGCACAAACTGCGAGAAG GAGGCCGTGAACGTTTCCCTTGGAAACTTGCTGTCATATCCTTTTGTAAGAGAAGCTGTTGTCAACAAGCAACTGTTCATAAGGGGTGCACATTACAACTTTGTCTCTGGAGCTTTTGAGCTTTGGAATCTTGATTTTAATATCTCACCTTCTCTAGCAGTTTGA
- the LOC120082208 gene encoding carbonic anhydrase 2-like isoform X2: MAQESYEEAIAGLTKLLSEKADLQDAAAAKIRQITTELAGTTANSNGFDPVDRIRTGFTHFKKSKFETNPDLYGQLAKGQSPKFLVFACSDSRVCPSHILNFQPGEAFVVRNIASMVPPFDKKKYSGAGAAIEYAVLHLKVENIVVIGHSCCGGIKGLMSIPDDGTISSDFIENWVQICTPARTKTQSYCTDLSFEDKCTNCEKEAVNVSLGNLLSYPFVREAVVNKQLFIRGAHYNFVSGAFELWNLDFNISPSLAV, encoded by the exons ATGGCGCAAGAGTCGTACGAGGAAGCAATTGCCGGACTCACAAAGCTTCTCAG TGAGAAAGCCGACCTTCAGGATGCCGCCGCCGCAAAGATCCGGCAAATAACCACTGAATTGGCCGGGACCACCGCCAATTCAAATGGCTTCGACCCGGTTGATAGGATCAGAACCGGGTTCACCCATTTTAAGAAGTCCAAATTCGA gacgAATCCTGACTTGTATGGTCAACTTGCGAAAGGCCAAAGCCCAAAG TTTTTGGTATTTGCGTGTTCGGATTCCCGAGTTTGCCCTTCGCACATATTGAATTTTCAACCAGGGGAGGCCTTTGTGGTTCGTAATATCGCTAGCATGGTCCCACCATTTGACAAG AAAAAATATTCAGGAGCGGGTGCAGCAATTGAATATGCAGTATTGCATCTTAAG gtgGAGAATATAGTGGTGATTGGACATAGCTGCTGTGGTGGTATTAAGGGCCTCATGTCCATCCCGGATGACGGAACCATTTCCAG TGATTTCATTGAGAATTGGGTGCAAATTTGCACACCTGCCAGAACCAAGACCCAGTCATATTGCACCGACTTGAGTTTCGAGGACAAATGCACAAACTGCGAGAAG GAGGCCGTGAACGTTTCCCTTGGAAACTTGCTGTCATATCCTTTTGTAAGAGAAGCTGTTGTCAACAAGCAACTGTTCATAAGGGGTGCACATTACAACTTTGTCTCTGGAGCTTTTGAGCTTTGGAATCTTGATTTTAATATCTCACCTTCTCTAGCAGTTTGA